In one Nicotiana sylvestris chromosome 8, ASM39365v2, whole genome shotgun sequence genomic region, the following are encoded:
- the LOC104213392 gene encoding uncharacterized protein isoform X1, with product MVAERFYVEGEISLPEHFQQFYLLGCSECNHLVWRKIKREIQCINCRLPRMLIPRCRFEVEITDETGTITTTMSEGLGERILSMTAEQIYDITGVKNELFPIAHINQLLTDKLFRVQLQRSSSRTPDKNAGSLVLLSYTEKPAMFLPEESTSVSGADKIMEEEPILMTDAKATKKRKREPSTLPNSHSRLSKQ from the exons ATGGTG GCGGAAAGATTTTACGTCGAAGGAGAAATTTCGCTACCTGAGCATTTCCAACAATTTTACCTGCTAGGTTGTTCTGAATGTAACCATCTTGTTTGgagaaaaataaaaagggagattcAATGCATAAACTGCAGGCTGCCACGAATGTTAATTCCAAG GTGCCGCTTTGAGGTAGAAATTACAGACGAAACTggcacaataacaacaacaatgtcTGAAGGCTTGGGCGAAAGAATATTATCAATGACAGCTGAACAGATATATGATATCACTGGTGTTAAG AATGAGTTATTCCCGATTGCCCATATCAATCAACTACTTACTGATAAACTATTCAGAGTTCAGTTACAAAGGTCATCATCTAGAACACCGGACAAAAATGCAGGTTCTCTGGTTCTTTTGTCATACACTGAAAAACCAGCCATGTTTCTACCAGAAGAGTCAACATCTGTGAGTGGTGCCGACAAAATTATGGAAGAAGAGCCAATACTTATGACTGATGCAAAAGCAACTAAGAAACGGAAAAGGGAACCAAGTACCCTACCAAATTCACATTCAAG ATTGTCGAAGCAATGA
- the LOC104213392 gene encoding uncharacterized protein isoform X2, whose translation MLIPRCRFEVEITDETGTITTTMSEGLGERILSMTAEQIYDITGVKNELFPIAHINQLLTDKLFRVQLQRSSSRTPDKNAGSLVLLSYTEKPAMFLPEESTSVSGADKIMEEEPILMTDAKATKKRKREPSTLPNSHSRLSKQ comes from the exons ATGTTAATTCCAAG GTGCCGCTTTGAGGTAGAAATTACAGACGAAACTggcacaataacaacaacaatgtcTGAAGGCTTGGGCGAAAGAATATTATCAATGACAGCTGAACAGATATATGATATCACTGGTGTTAAG AATGAGTTATTCCCGATTGCCCATATCAATCAACTACTTACTGATAAACTATTCAGAGTTCAGTTACAAAGGTCATCATCTAGAACACCGGACAAAAATGCAGGTTCTCTGGTTCTTTTGTCATACACTGAAAAACCAGCCATGTTTCTACCAGAAGAGTCAACATCTGTGAGTGGTGCCGACAAAATTATGGAAGAAGAGCCAATACTTATGACTGATGCAAAAGCAACTAAGAAACGGAAAAGGGAACCAAGTACCCTACCAAATTCACATTCAAG ATTGTCGAAGCAATGA